The Flavobacterium johnsoniae genomic sequence GTTAGCAAGTAAATTTTCGATAAACATTACACCAAAAAAAGGCAAGTTTTTAGAAGCATTTTCAGAAGCTTATAGAGAATATGAAAGAGCAATTCAAAACGGATTTACGCAACAGGAATTAGACCGTTTAAAAACTAAAATGCGCAGTAGTTATGACAATCGTCTGGCTAATAAAGATAAAATCAGCAACGGATCTTGGGCAGAGCAACTGCAAATGTATTTCTTAGAAGCCAGTCCAGTAATGACAATGGACGAAGAATACAAATGGATGAATAACTTTCTGGATAAAGTTACATTTCAGCAAATTAATAGTGTTTTTAGAGCTTTAGAACCTAAACAAAATTTAATCTTATCCGTTTCTGCTCCAGAAGATGCGTCAACTAAGTTTCCTGAAGCAAATGATTACTGGAATGCGATGAAAATCATTTCCAACAGCAAATTGGAACCTTATAAAGAAGAAGAATTAACAGCTTCATTAGTAAAAGAACAATTGACAGAAAAAGCAATTGCAAAAACAAGCGACATTAAAGCATTCGCGAATGCGAAAGAATTTACTCTTGCAAACGGCGCAAAAGTGATTATTTACCCAACAACTTTAAGCAAAGATCAGATTTTATTTTCTGCTTACAGCTCGGGAGGAAATTCACTTGTAGATTGGCAAGAACTTCCGTCGGCACAAATTGCAACGGCTGTGGCATCTTATTCTGGTTTGGGCGATTATAAATTTACCGATTTAAAAAAGAAACTGACTGGAAAAACAGCAAGTGTTAGTCCGTATATTGGAGGTTTATATGAAGGTTTTAACGGAAGCAGCAACAAAGAATCTTTAACAACTTTACTGCAGCTGACATATTTATATTTCCAGCATCCGAGATTTGACACGACAACTTTTGATAAAATAAAAGAACAATATCAAAACAAACTAAATAATGCTCACAACAGCAATGAAAAAGCTTTAAACGATACTATTTCGGTTTTAAACACCAATTACAGCAAACGAAATTGGGCATTAAATCAGGATTTTATCAATGCTTTTGATTTGAATAAAGCGAAGAAATTCTACTCTGAACGTTTTTCTAATGCAGGAGATTTTACCTTTTTATTCGTCGGAAGCATTTCTGAAAAAGATATTGCTTTAATTAATACTTACTTAGGAAATCTTCAGTCAACTTCAAAAACAGAAAAATACGTTGATCATAAAATTTATATGAAAGACGGAAAAACGGAAAAAACCATTTTCAGAACAATGGATACGCCAAAAACAACGGTTTATCTTCATTTAGAAAACAAAGATGTTGTGTATTCTAAAAAGAATAAAATTCTGAGTTATATGGTTTCTGAATGGCTTACGAAACGTTATTTGGAAACAATTCGTGAAGAAGAAGGCGGAAGTTATGGTGTTCAGGTTGGAGCCAATTTATCGCAATCACCTACTCCATTATTTTCTTTAGAAATCAATTTTGACTGTAATCCTGACAAAGCAGATGCATTGGTGAAAATTGTACACGCAGAATTGGCAAGAGTGCAAACAGAAAACATTCCGTCAAATATGTTAGAAGACATTAAACAATCTATAATCAAGAATAATCAGGAACAGTTAAAAGAAAATAGTTACTGGCTGAGTGCGCTAACTTCTTACGTTCGCAACGACGAAATGCCTCTTGATATTGAACTTCTTAAAAATACATTAAACACTATTACAGCAAAAGATTTAAAAGAATTTACCGTAAATGCTTTAAAAAAATCTAACAGCGTACAAGTGCTAATGAAAGCAAAATAAGAATCTCTTATAAACCAAGTTTCCAGATGGTTTATAATATTCTTATCGATTTTTTTATTTTTTATTTTAATTAGTTTTTAAGGGCTGTCTATTTTAGACAGCCTTTATTGTTTTTTTAATTAAGATATTTTAATTGATGGCACAATCGTGGCTCTTTGTATAAACAAAGAAATAACATGGAAAAAACAATTCTTTTATGTTGCGTCTGAATTCGTATATTCGGCCTTTATTTTGAAAAAAGAGAATGATTGCAAAATTGAATGAAAGAAAATCCTATCCATGGATTGTTGTTGGCCTGCTATGGTTTGTTGCTTTATTGAATTATTTAGACCGACAAATGCTTTCCACTATGAAATCAGCGATGATGGATGACATTCCTGAATTGGCTAAAGCTGAAAATTTCGGTCTTTTGATGGCTGTTTTCCTTTGGATTTATGCGCTAATGAGCCCTGTTTCTGGAATTATTGCGGATCGGTTTAACCGAAAAAGAATCATCATAGGCAGTCTTTTTATCTGGTCTGGAGTGACTATGGCAATGGGTTATGCCACAACTTTCAATCAGATATATATTCTGCGCGGTATTATGGGTTTTAGCGAAGCCTTTTACATTCCTGCTGCCTTATCCTTAATTGCAGATTACCATCAGGAAAAAACGCGCTCTTTTGCAATTGCAATTCATACCACTGGAATTTATTTAGGACAAGCACTCGGCGGTTTTGGTGCCACTATTTCTAAGTATTTTTCCTGGCATTTCAGCTTTCACTCCGTAGGTTTATTCGGTGTACTTTACAGTTTAATACTTATATTTTTTATACAAGAAAAGAAAACTTATTTCTTAGATCCCACAAAGAAATCATCTTTACGCAATGAATTCAAACAGATGTTTAAAGGATTGGGAATATTATTCGGTAATATTTCTTTTTGGGTTTTACTTTTTTATTTCTCTGCACCAAGTTTACCAGGCTGGGCGGCCAAAAACTGGTTACCCACCTTATTTACTGAAACTTTACATTTAGACATGTCTATGGCTGGACCAATTGCAACGGTAACCATTTCGATGTCTTCCTTTTTTGGTGTTTTAATTGGAGGTGCCATTTCAGACAGATGGGTGATGAAACATATTAAAGGAAGAATTTACACCAGCGCTATCGGATTGTTTCTTACCATTCCGGCATTGTTTTTATTTGGCTATTGCTGTGACATAACCGCTATTGTTTTTGGCGCTGTCCTTTTTGGACTTGGATTTGGAATATACGACACCAACAACATGCCTATTCTCTGCCAGTTTGTTGCTCCCCGCTACAGAGCTACGGGATATGGAATTATGAATTTTGCAGGTATTTCTGCTGGAGCCGTTATTACAGAGTTTTTAGGAAAAGCCGCTGATAATGGCGGAATGAGACACGTTTTTGTACTGCTATTATTTGTTGTTCTTACTGCAATAGTTTTACAGTTAGTGAGCCTACATCCAAAAACAATAGATATGAAAGAGGATAATGAAGTTTAAGCACACAAACATATAACTACTTCTCTTCTGCTTTCTGGACTGTTTTGTACTTTTTCTAAAATAGTTTTTTGCTGTAAATGCATTATACAATGATTAACAATCAACACATTTTATGCATTAGGATTAGTTACATTTAATTCTGCCGCAAAAGATAAAGTATAAGTCCAAAAAGTACAGTTGAAAATAACGCATACAATTTATATATGCGCAATGTATACTTAGGAATTCTTTTTTTTATTTGTTTTTTATCTCTTGCATTTAATTTTTTGTACCATAGAAAATTAAATACAAGGACGATAATAGAACCAGCAATCATAGCATATAAATAGTATACCAATTCAAGATTAACTATTTTGCAAAATAAGCACAAAATAGTATTTAAATTTATAGATTGAATAAATGAGACATGCATAAAAATGTCTATTTCAGGATCAGAATCATACTTCTTTAATTTATTATATCTTGCTATGGAATAATCAAGCCAAAATTCTTTAAAACTAATCATTGCCTAAAATTTTACTTTTTTACCAATACGATCCATTAGTTATGATATTGAACAAATTAAAAGGTTTTATTTTTTTACAAAATACATTACAACACAATATAATAGGCCTATTGTTTAACATACCTTCTATTTTCCAAAAAAGCTGCTAAATTCGTTACCGAGCATGGAGAGAAAAACTTCTTATTTGAATCTGGATCAACCGTCCCATTTGAGACAATCCCGACAAGTAAACCATTTTCATCTACTAATGGAGCTCCACTAAGTCCTCCGAATTTCTCCGGCACAAGAATATCTTTTAATAAAATACGATTTGCAATTGTTTTATAATATTCAAATTCATATACCCTTTGAGGACCATTTTCCATTGTTCTGGTCCAGCCTACAACATATAATTTTTCTCCCTGAGTTAAAGGAGTCTTTCTTATTTCCAAAGGTATAATATTGGAAGAGCTTTCTTTTATGGAAAATACCAGCCAGTCATTGTCATAAGTTGACTTGGCTTCCAATTTCTCAGACTTGTCTTCATTTAATAATTTATCACAAATTACAATTTCGGACTTATTGTTTAATGGGTATAATGCCCAATTTTTAATATAGCTTTCCAACGACAAAGTTGTCATCCCCTCGGGCTTAATAATCTTAAGTAGATGTTTTGCTGTAACAGCAAATGTTTCATTATTATATTTTAAAAGAAAGCCGCAGCTGAATTTTGGCTGATCATATTTCGGGTTTGTAAATTCGATTCCATTCACCAAAGCTATTTCTTTGAATACTTTATTTGAAGAAATCTCCTGTCCGAAGCAACCTGCTGTCCATAAAGTTGCAATAGCAAAAAAAAATTTAAATTTCATAATACTTCCAAATTTAGAGTTCACTATCAGTCAATACAAAAACTTTTGTTTATGCAAATTTTCATTTCTAATGCCTATACATATTTTAGTAGCTAGTTATAAAGAGTAGGCTTGCAATGTTTTTCTTGCCCATTTCCCCCAGTCTTTCAAAGCATCCAAAAGTATTTTGTTTAGTCCTTTATTGTCAGTAGGTTTGCCTTTAATTGGTGGAGCTAAATCTTTGTCAGAAACTGGAATTTCAGTAACTTTTGTTGCAAACCATGTCATATTTTCATGTGGCATAGCCAAGCCTAAAATTGTTCCGGGTAAGCCTGTAAAAGATTCAGGACCGCCTGAGAATGGAATTTGAATAGTGTAATAAGCAACAACATAAACAGAATCAATAATTATGGCATTTGCTCTGCGGCATTCATAACCTGCGATTTCTCTGGTCTCATCGGTAATTTTCCAGTCAATTTTGCGTAAACTATCTTTTACTAAGTATAAATCATCGTAAACATTTTTTTGTGTAATACTGGTTTGCGTATCAAGATCTGTGGCGATAACATTTTTTAAATTAGCCATTGCATCATCTGCAATCCAAGCATTGTTATTTGCTGATTGATTTGTTTCTTCCCATTTGTATAAACTCTTGTTTTTTGAAAAGCTGAGTGTACTTTTTACGGTTTTAAATTGCGGATTGTTTTTTTTATAACTTTCAAAAGCAGCTTGATAATAACTATCAGTTTCACCTTTTATTTTTTTGGTAATCAAAGCATACATATTTGATTTTTTCTCAAATTCGATTACGCCATTTTCAACAAAGTGATCATTTTGTGCAAAAGTATTGCTGCTTATCAATACAATTATTAAAATTAAAATGCGATTTATTATTGTTTTCATGGTTTTAGTTTTGTTTAATTTCTCCTCCGCCCATTTTGCTAAAATCCCAGCTTACAGAGAACATAAAGTATCTTTGAATAGTGGTATAAGTACTTTGACTGATGTTTCCATTATAAGCCGAACGATTAAATCCTACATTTTGGTTCAAAAGATCTCTTCCCGTTATAGAAACTCTTAAATTATCTGATTTTAAGAATTTTTTGGTTATAGATGCATTCCAAATAAAACGTTCAAAAGTTTCCTGAATCACTTGCGTTTTTCCATTATATTGATAATTACCATCTGTGCTAATTTCTAGTTTGAAAGGTAATTCTACACTAGTCCAGAAATTTCCATTAAAACCCCAACCATTACTATCACTATTTTCGTTTATACTTGCATCGGCAACATTGTAAGTAGGTCCGAAGCTGGTATTAAAATTATATTTTTTTTCTTTATACTTTGATAAGTTTAAATTAAAGGAATAAGTTGAATTTTTAGTTTTATTCAGTTTAGTATTAATGTAATTATAGTTTACATTTTTGTTGGCGCTTAAACCAATTCCTGCTGTCATGTCTATGGCTTTTATTGTTCTGCCAAAATTACTATTCAAATAATAACTTGTTGTCGCTTTGTTTTCTAGGTTTACAAATTGAGAAATACTTTCTCCTCTATCATTTGTAGCCACATTACTTATTATTGGATTTATCGTAAAATTATACGATCCGTTAACCGAAAAATATTGATTGGTGAGCACTTTGTAGGAGTAATAACTACCTCTAAAAATATTTCTAAAAGAAGGATCTAAATTTGGATTACCTACAATTGTATTTAATTGGTTTTGATTGTTTCGGATAGGCTGCAACTGATCTAATGTAGGCTGATCCGTGTTTCCGTTATACGACAAACGTAGTGATTCTCTTTGTTTAAAATTATATTGATAGCTTATCTGAGGCATGTAGTTAACAAATTTTTGCTTAAAATAACTATCTGTATAAACATCATATTGTTTAAAGTTTACACCACTAAATTTGGAACCAAAAGAAAAAATAGTTTTATTTTTCTTGTAATTAAAAATCGCTCCAACCTGGTTTATTGTTTGGTCTAATTCATAATTATTACTAAAGATGGAATCCAAAACATTATAATCGCCACTTGAAGATTGATTAAAAGAT encodes the following:
- a CDS encoding M16 family metallopeptidase, with product MKAKLILAHFLFLALTQVSAQFKTTFPLPKEVVHGTLPNGMQYFIMHNEWPKDRADLYFVQNVGAILENDDQDGLAHFLEHMAFNGTEHFKGKGIINMLEKQGVSFGKDINAYTAYDETVYNISNVPADNKTLLDSCMYVLHDWSGSLLLANNEIDAERGVIREEWRTRRNADYRAGEKIDKVVFAGSKYAKRNVIGDLNVINNFKYQVLRDYYKKWYQPQNQAVVIVGDIDTALIEKRVKEIFGSIPTPKKINKREYEKIPVQKENRYVLATDKELQRSGISLSYTQSKPLVQDESKMTKSMQESLAMQLMNIRFGEYIINNETAGLSFGVSNNNLSRLASKFSINITPKKGKFLEAFSEAYREYERAIQNGFTQQELDRLKTKMRSSYDNRLANKDKISNGSWAEQLQMYFLEASPVMTMDEEYKWMNNFLDKVTFQQINSVFRALEPKQNLILSVSAPEDASTKFPEANDYWNAMKIISNSKLEPYKEEELTASLVKEQLTEKAIAKTSDIKAFANAKEFTLANGAKVIIYPTTLSKDQILFSAYSSGGNSLVDWQELPSAQIATAVASYSGLGDYKFTDLKKKLTGKTASVSPYIGGLYEGFNGSSNKESLTTLLQLTYLYFQHPRFDTTTFDKIKEQYQNKLNNAHNSNEKALNDTISVLNTNYSKRNWALNQDFINAFDLNKAKKFYSERFSNAGDFTFLFVGSISEKDIALINTYLGNLQSTSKTEKYVDHKIYMKDGKTEKTIFRTMDTPKTTVYLHLENKDVVYSKKNKILSYMVSEWLTKRYLETIREEEGGSYGVQVGANLSQSPTPLFSLEINFDCNPDKADALVKIVHAELARVQTENIPSNMLEDIKQSIIKNNQEQLKENSYWLSALTSYVRNDEMPLDIELLKNTLNTITAKDLKEFTVNALKKSNSVQVLMKAK
- a CDS encoding MFS transporter; its protein translation is MIAKLNERKSYPWIVVGLLWFVALLNYLDRQMLSTMKSAMMDDIPELAKAENFGLLMAVFLWIYALMSPVSGIIADRFNRKRIIIGSLFIWSGVTMAMGYATTFNQIYILRGIMGFSEAFYIPAALSLIADYHQEKTRSFAIAIHTTGIYLGQALGGFGATISKYFSWHFSFHSVGLFGVLYSLILIFFIQEKKTYFLDPTKKSSLRNEFKQMFKGLGILFGNISFWVLLFYFSAPSLPGWAAKNWLPTLFTETLHLDMSMAGPIATVTISMSSFFGVLIGGAISDRWVMKHIKGRIYTSAIGLFLTIPALFLFGYCCDITAIVFGAVLFGLGFGIYDTNNMPILCQFVAPRYRATGYGIMNFAGISAGAVITEFLGKAADNGGMRHVFVLLLFVVLTAIVLQLVSLHPKTIDMKEDNEV
- a CDS encoding trypsin-like serine protease, translated to MKFKFFFAIATLWTAGCFGQEISSNKVFKEIALVNGIEFTNPKYDQPKFSCGFLLKYNNETFAVTAKHLLKIIKPEGMTTLSLESYIKNWALYPLNNKSEIVICDKLLNEDKSEKLEAKSTYDNDWLVFSIKESSSNIIPLEIRKTPLTQGEKLYVVGWTRTMENGPQRVYEFEYYKTIANRILLKDILVPEKFGGLSGAPLVDENGLLVGIVSNGTVDPDSNKKFFSPCSVTNLAAFLENRRYVKQ
- a CDS encoding GLPGLI family protein — its product is MKTIINRILILIIVLISSNTFAQNDHFVENGVIEFEKKSNMYALITKKIKGETDSYYQAAFESYKKNNPQFKTVKSTLSFSKNKSLYKWEETNQSANNNAWIADDAMANLKNVIATDLDTQTSITQKNVYDDLYLVKDSLRKIDWKITDETREIAGYECRRANAIIIDSVYVVAYYTIQIPFSGGPESFTGLPGTILGLAMPHENMTWFATKVTEIPVSDKDLAPPIKGKPTDNKGLNKILLDALKDWGKWARKTLQAYSL